The Stigmatella ashevillena genomic sequence CGATGGCGACATTGGGCCCCTTGAGGTCCGTGCCCGCCTGGAGGCCCACCACCTGGCCACTGTTGAAGCAGGCGGCGACGACATCATAGGTGCACACGCCCGCGCGGCAGCTCTTCACGCCCCCGCAGGAGGTGTCGCATCCGCCGCAGTGATAGGGATCCGTCTGGAGATCGACACACCCGTCCCCGCAGCGCGTGGAGGTGTCCCGGGTGCAGGCCGCCTGACAAAGGCCTGCCTCACACACCTGGCCCGCGGCACAGGCCACCCCGCAGCCCCCACAGTGTTCCGCGTCCGAGGCGGTGAGGACACATTGCCCGCCACACGCGAGGGCCCCAGGTCCACACTGGCAGGCCGATTCCGCGCACACGCCTGCCCTTCCACACGTGACGCCACAGGCGCCGCAGTGGTTGGCCTCGCTGGTGAGGTCCACGCACTCCGAGCCGCACAGCGAGAGCCCCTCGCCGCACTCCGCTCCCTGATCCGGGCAGCCCGCCAGCACCAGCGCGAGCGCCGCCACTCCCAGCAGGGGCCACGGTCCCGTCCTTCTTCGCTCCATTCCTTCAGGGCTGTTCATCGTGTGTTCGTCCTTGCCCCCTTCGAGGAGGCGCGCGAGGGACCGCCAAAAGATGCCGCCACCGTCACGGCAGCGAAGCGCCCGGGCAGAGGATAGCCGTCGAGATCCTCGGCCTGGGCATCGAGGAGGTTCTTGAGCTCCAGCGAAACGGTCAGCTCGGGGAAACGGCCGAAGGTGCTGGAGAGGCCCGCGTGGAGGAAGGTCCGCCCTGGCAGCACTGCCTCCTCCGTGCGGTTGATGAACTGCGAGGCCTGCGTGGCCACCTCCACGCGCCCGGTGAGCCACCGCGGGCCTCCCGAGGCCCGGGCGCTCAACTTGTGGCGCGGCCGGTAGGGCAACTCCTTGAGGTAATAGCGCGGATCATCCCGGAGATTGCGCGACACGAGCAGGGTGTAGCTGAACGCCCCGGCCACCCACGGGAAGGGGCGCCATTCGCCCTCCGCCTCCAGCCCCACCGCGCGCGCGGAGGCGAAGTTGTATGGCTTCGCGGAGAAGGGGGGATAGAGCTCGTAGGCGATGAGATCCTCATAGAGGCTGTAGAAGCCTCCCACCGAGGCCAGCGACCGCTCCGTGCGGTGGACCACCGCCGCGTCCGTGGACAGCACCCGCTCGGGCCGCAGGGACGGGTTGGGCAACAGCAACCCCTGGCGCACGTAGAGTTCCTGGAAAGAGGGGGCTCGATGGGCCTGGCCCACGTTGGCGCGCAGCTCGAAGCCCTCGGGCAACCTCACGGTGGCGCCCACTTTCGGGGACAGCAGCGTGTACGGCCCCGCGCGCTCCACCCGCATCGAGGGTGCGAGGCTCAGGCGCTCTCCCGCCAGGGAAATCTCATCCATCACCATGGCGCTGGCACGCCACCAGCCCGGCCGGGAATCTCCCTCCGGGGCGCCTTCCGCCCGAGTGACGTCCTCGGCGGACACGGACAGCAACGCCGAGACGCCATGCCGCTCGCCCAGCAGCGTGCGTGCCTCCACTTCTCCGCCACCCAGCCGCAGCACCTGACGGCCCTGCGTCACCAGGGGCCCTCCGGACAGTTCGATGCGGTCGCCTCGAAACCAGGTCCGCACCGAGCCCCGCACCGGGCCTCGCTCCCCCGACAACCGCAGGCTGGCCGCCACCCGGCCCCCGCCTTGTCTCGCGTCCGGCAACGGGTTCTGCGCGGTGCCGGCCAGTCCCCGGTCATCGGCGGACAGCTCCGCCATGGCATCCAGCTCCCAGGCCTCCCCCAGCCCGTGCCGCACCCGGAGCAGTCCGCCCGCGCCCTTCGCGTCGTTGTTGGCGCGACGCCGCTCGACGAGCGCATCTCCCGGCAGCGCGGGGCTCGCATCGAAGCGGAAGGGAAAGTCTCCCGTGGAGCGGCCCCCATGGAGCAGCAGCAAGGCCTCGCCCTCCAGCACCGGTCCGGTCGCCGACACCCACCCGCGCACGGTGTTCCAGCTTCCATAGGTAGCCTCCCCCGCCACCTGCGCCTCGGCGCCCGGCCTCCGGGTGACGACGTTCACCACGCCGCCCAAACCCCCCGAGCCATAGCGGGCGCCCGCCCCGCCGCGCAGCACCTCGAAGCGCTCCACCACCGCCAGCGGCACGCGGGACAGGTCCGCGATGCCTCCCGCACCATTTAAAGGAATGCCATCCAGCAGCACGAGCGTCCCATTGGAGGAGGCGCCGCGCACCACCAGGCTCTTGCTCTGGCCGTAGCCGCCGCTGTCCTGCACCGCCACGCCCGGCGCGGTGGAGAGCACCTCGGCGGTGTCCCGGGCCGCCCCGCCAAAGTCAGCGGTCTGGATGACGGTGAGCGCCCCGCTCGGGTCTCTCTGCTGGGCCGAGTCCGACGGCTCCGTCTCAGGAGAAGCCTGGACCTCCACGGTGGGCACGGAGAAGACCGGCACCCCGGGCGCGTCCGCGGACGCCTCCGCGGAGCCGGGAGGCCCGGCCGCTTCCTGGGCCCTCACGGACCCGCTGATGCTGAACGCCAGGCACACTCCCAGCCCGGCGCGCGCTGGCCACCCCATGCTCCGCCTTCCACTCTCTCTCTCGAAGAGAGAAGGCCCACCGGAGCCCTGATGGGGGCGCCCGGACCCCTGGGCAGGTCTCCTGGCTCATGGGCGTGGCTGCCCACTCACAGTGGCGGGACCGCGCCGGTCTTCCACCGGCTTCCCTCTTGCGCGCCCGATGTGGGCACCCAAGGGCGCGGCCTTTGTAGGGGCTCACCCCACGTGCGTCAAGCGCAGCGGCGGGGGCGACAGGCGTGTGCGGACGTACTGCTCGAAGGCGGAGGCTTGGAGAAAGCTCATTTCCACCCCTCCGAAGCGCAGCAAGGAGCAGTCGAACAAGGGCATGGGCCGGCCCGGAACGATGAGCACGCCGCCCACGAAGGTGCCGTTGTGACTCCCGGCATCCACCACATGCCACATGCCCGTGTGCGGCTCCCGGCGGAAGAAGGCATGGGTGCGCGAGACGGTGGCCTCCTCGAGCACCACGTCACTGTCGAGGCTGCGGCCGAGCTTCAGCTCTTCCTGCTGGGGAAGGCGCTTGCGCAGCTCAAGCACATGCCACTCCAGCGGCCCCTGCCGGGAAGATGCCCGGGCCGGGGTAACTGGAAAGGGGCTCACCTGGGAGTCCCGCGGCTGGACGGGGGACTCCCACACCAGCACGGGCCACGAGACGGACCGCAACACCACCTCTCGATCGGCAAGCAGTTGCGAGGCCAACATGGAGAATCGGAGTGCCAAGACACACCCTTCGGCGAAATCGAGGGCGGAAGCTGTACACGTACCCTGGGTGCGTCCAGCCCCCCTTCGCCTGAAAGGGCCCGGGCGCGCTCTGGCTGGAGACACAGGTGCGAGAAGGTACGTTCTGACAGGCCCCCGTCCCGTTTCGTGGACGCAGGCCTCGCAACGGGACGGTGCTGCTCCGCGCGCCCCGAGAGAGCCCCGCTTGGCATGAAGGCTGCTCAAGACACCCATGGCCTCAGGCGGCCGAAGCCGGTGAGGCGGCCGTGCCATGGGTGGCACGGGGGGCGTGAAGGAGTGGGCGGACGATGCTGACAGCAGGGAAGCGATTGGCGGTGTTCTCCATCCGTGAAGGCAAGGGCGGGAGCATCTGGGTGCGCGCGGGAAGCGCCTTCGTGAACAAGGATGGCTCGCTGAACGTGCTGTTGGACGTCCTTCCCTTGGACGGGAAGCTGCACGTGCGCGAGGCCGCGGAGCGGCGCGACGGGGCGCAGCCGCCGGGGGGACGCTATGTGGCCGGGGCGGGGCTCGAACCCGAGTTGGTGGAGAGCCACTCATGAGGGGGCCCTCACGGCGGCTGGCGTGGACAATGGTGCTCGCACTGGGACTGCTCGGCTCCGGAACCGCGGCGGCCCGCGAGAAGACGCGCACGCAGTACACGGGCGTGGTGAACCTCAACGAGGCGACAGAGGAGGAACTGGACCGGCTGCCCGGGGTGGGAAGCAAGGCCGCGCAGCGCATCCTCGCGCAGCGGGCCAAACGCCGCTTCCAACGCCCTGAGGAACTGGTGAAGGTGAAGGGCTTTGGAAAGAAGAAGTTCCAGAAGCTCAAGCCGTTCCTGACGGTCACAGGCCCCTCCACGCTCACCCGAGCGACGGCCCGCGCCGAGGCCTCCCCCCAGAAGCCAGCGAAGTAAGCCCCCTCTTTTTCCTCCTCAAGCCTCATAACGCATTGCGTCATGAGACTTGAGGGGGAAGCATGGCACCCTCCAAGAGCCTTCCCAACCAGCTGGGTGACAGGCCACCAAGCTTGTACCAGCCGGACAGGTAGTGGATCTTCGATCCATGGACGGGCGCCTGAGCTACATGTCTGCAACGGGCGACACGGAGGCTTAGTTGAAGGAAACTGAGGGCATGAAGGAGCTGAACGAGAGCAGCGAGCCGGAACCGGCCTCACGGGCCAAGATCCAGGGGCCCCCACTGGGGGAGGTGCTCGAATTCATGCGCCTGTTGTGGGCCGTGGATCACGGTCTGCAGTCGACCTCCAAGCGGATGGAATCCAACCTGGGCGTCACCGGCCCGCAGCGGCTGGTGCTCCGGTTGGTGGGGCGCTTCCCGGGCATCACCGCTGGCGCGCTGGCGCAGATTCTCCACGTGCACCCCAGCACCCTCACCGGCGTGCTCAAGCGCTTGGAGAAGCGCGGCTTGCTGGAGCGCAAGTCCGACCCGCTCGACGGGCGCAAGGCGCTCTTCGCCCTCACCGAGACGGGCCGGACGCTGGATGTGCCCGCCACGGGAACGGTGGAGGCGGCCGTGCAGCGGGTCCTGTCACGCATGTCGCGCGCGCGCATCCTCCATACCCAGGATGTCCTGACCGCGCTCGCCGAGGAACTCGGCGGCATCTCCGCGGAGGGCGGGACCGAGAACCCCGCTTCGGACCCTTCGGCGCCCGATGAAACGGCTGCCGACTGAACAGCCTGCTGGGCAGGCGGTCCCTACCGGACAGAAAACGCGCGCCCGGCAGTGGGGATCGCCGCAGGGGGCCACCCGCCCGGGGGCGCTTGAGAGAGACTTGGGAAATAGGCGGCCTCCCCACGGGTTGCCTCGCCACTGAGCGGACGAGACATTGAACCTGGAAACCCCGCAGAGCCCAGGCCCGGACCTTCCCCCTTCTCCCCCTTTCCCACCCCCGCAGCCTCCCGCTTCGCAGCGGAGGACGTGGCGCGGACGTGAGGTGGTGGCCCTGCTGGCCGCGGTCCGCGGCCACCAGCGCCGCCAGCTCTGGCTCGAAGGCGCCCTGCTGGGAGCGGGGGCCCTCCTCGTGCTCGCAATGGTGGGAGGTTTCCTGGGCGGAGGGGTGCCCCTCCTCGGCCGGTGGGTGCTGTTCCTGGCCCCCGCCGTGGCCGTGGGCATTGCGTGTGCCTGGAGCCTCCTCTTCGCCCGGAAGCTGGTGGGGGATGACCTCCGGACCGCCCGGCTGGTCGGCCTCCGGCTCCCAGAGCTGTCCCTGGACGTCCTCGCCGCCGTGGAGCTGCGCCGCGAAGACGGTGAGCTCCAGCACTCCGAGGTGCTCGCGAACGCCTTCCTCTTGCAGATGGACATGAGGGCGCGCCGGGTGAACCCGGCCAGCGTCGTGGACGGCACCCGGGTGAAGCGCATGGCGCAGGGGCTGGGCGCCCTGGCCTTGGCGACGGTGCTGCTGCTCCTTCTGGCGGGAGGACGCTGGCGCGCGGGCGTGACGAAGGCCTGGGAGGCGGGCCGGGAGACGGCGGCCTCCGCCCAGTTGGAGCCCATCACGGGGGACATCGAGCTGACATACCGCTATCCCTCCTATACCGGGCTGGCGCCGCGCACCGTGGCCGGGACCAACGGCGATGTGAGCGCGCCCTCCGGCACCGAGGTGCTGCTCAAGACGCGCTCGGACCGGGAGGTGGAGCGCGCGGAGCTGAGCATCAACGGGGAGACCTTGCCCCTGAAGGTGGCGGACAGCCGGGAGCTGACGGGCTCCTTCGTGGCGAAGAAGAGCGGCACCTACCACTTCATCTTCTATGGCTCGCGCGCCAAGCCCCTGGCCGTGGGGCCGGACATCCCCCTCACCGTCGAGGCGGACGCGGCCCCCCAGGTGACGCTGCTCACCCCCGCCTCGGAGTTGGAGGTGGATCCAGACCAGGACGTGGCCCTCAAGTACGAAGCCTCGGATGACTACGGCCTGGGCGAGCTGTCGCTCGTCTACCGCACGCCCGGCTCGGCGCAGGAGCAGCGCGTTCCGCTGAAGCGCGAGGATGGCCGCCGCAGCCGCGGCCTCCATACGTGGAAGCTGAACACGATCCAGGCAAACCCAGGCGACCGCATCACCTATTACATCGAGGCGAAGGACAACGACACGGTGGAGGGCCCCAAGCGCGGGGTCAGCCGCACGCTGGCGCTGCGCATCTACAGCGCCGCCGAGCACCGCCGCGCCGCGCTGGAGAAGATCGAAGCGCTCTGGGGGCGGCTGGTGGATCACCTCGCGGAGCGGCTGGAGAGCCCGGACCGGGCCAAGGACAAGACGCTGGAGCGCATCGCCGCAGGCCAGCCGGTGGACGCCAGTGGGCAGCAGCTCGTCGGGGACATGCGGACCCTGGCCCAGGAGCTCTCGCGCGAGCGCGACGTTCCCGTGGAGCTCGTCTCGGCGCTGACCAACGTCTCGGACAGCATGGCGCGCCGACTCACCACCACCCAGGACCTGCGCCGCATCTACCTGCGCACCCAGAAGATGCGCGGTGAGGACTGGGGCACGGGCGCGCGGCTGACCGGGGCGGTGAACGAAGAAATCACCGAGACGGAGAAGAACATCCTCTATCTGGAGTCCCTGCTGGACCGGCAGAAGCTGGAGGCCCTGCGCGAGCTGGCCGAGGAGCTGAACCGGGAGCGAAGGGATCTGGCGCAGCTCCTGGAGGAGTACAAGAAGAGCCCCAGCGACGAGGCTCGCCAGCAGGTGATGCAGCAGATCCAGCAGATGCGCGAGCGCA encodes the following:
- a CDS encoding TonB-dependent receptor plug domain-containing protein codes for the protein MGWPARAGLGVCLAFSISGSVRAQEAAGPPGSAEASADAPGVPVFSVPTVEVQASPETEPSDSAQQRDPSGALTVIQTADFGGAARDTAEVLSTAPGVAVQDSGGYGQSKSLVVRGASSNGTLVLLDGIPLNGAGGIADLSRVPLAVVERFEVLRGGAGARYGSGGLGGVVNVVTRRPGAEAQVAGEATYGSWNTVRGWVSATGPVLEGEALLLLHGGRSTGDFPFRFDASPALPGDALVERRRANNDAKGAGGLLRVRHGLGEAWELDAMAELSADDRGLAGTAQNPLPDARQGGGRVAASLRLSGERGPVRGSVRTWFRGDRIELSGGPLVTQGRQVLRLGGGEVEARTLLGERHGVSALLSVSAEDVTRAEGAPEGDSRPGWWRASAMVMDEISLAGERLSLAPSMRVERAGPYTLLSPKVGATVRLPEGFELRANVGQAHRAPSFQELYVRQGLLLPNPSLRPERVLSTDAAVVHRTERSLASVGGFYSLYEDLIAYELYPPFSAKPYNFASARAVGLEAEGEWRPFPWVAGAFSYTLLVSRNLRDDPRYYLKELPYRPRHKLSARASGGPRWLTGRVEVATQASQFINRTEEAVLPGRTFLHAGLSSTFGRFPELTVSLELKNLLDAQAEDLDGYPLPGRFAAVTVAASFGGPSRASSKGARTNTR
- a CDS encoding FHA domain-containing protein: MALRFSMLASQLLADREVVLRSVSWPVLVWESPVQPRDSQVSPFPVTPARASSRQGPLEWHVLELRKRLPQQEELKLGRSLDSDVVLEEATVSRTHAFFRREPHTGMWHVVDAGSHNGTFVGGVLIVPGRPMPLFDCSLLRFGGVEMSFLQASAFEQYVRTRLSPPPLRLTHVG
- a CDS encoding ComEA family DNA-binding protein; this translates as MRGPSRRLAWTMVLALGLLGSGTAAAREKTRTQYTGVVNLNEATEEELDRLPGVGSKAAQRILAQRAKRRFQRPEELVKVKGFGKKKFQKLKPFLTVTGPSTLTRATARAEASPQKPAK
- a CDS encoding MarR family winged helix-turn-helix transcriptional regulator; translated protein: MKELNESSEPEPASRAKIQGPPLGEVLEFMRLLWAVDHGLQSTSKRMESNLGVTGPQRLVLRLVGRFPGITAGALAQILHVHPSTLTGVLKRLEKRGLLERKSDPLDGRKALFALTETGRTLDVPATGTVEAAVQRVLSRMSRARILHTQDVLTALAEELGGISAEGGTENPASDPSAPDETAAD
- a CDS encoding DUF4175 family protein, coding for MVALLAAVRGHQRRQLWLEGALLGAGALLVLAMVGGFLGGGVPLLGRWVLFLAPAVAVGIACAWSLLFARKLVGDDLRTARLVGLRLPELSLDVLAAVELRREDGELQHSEVLANAFLLQMDMRARRVNPASVVDGTRVKRMAQGLGALALATVLLLLLAGGRWRAGVTKAWEAGRETAASAQLEPITGDIELTYRYPSYTGLAPRTVAGTNGDVSAPSGTEVLLKTRSDREVERAELSINGETLPLKVADSRELTGSFVAKKSGTYHFIFYGSRAKPLAVGPDIPLTVEADAAPQVTLLTPASELEVDPDQDVALKYEASDDYGLGELSLVYRTPGSAQEQRVPLKREDGRRSRGLHTWKLNTIQANPGDRITYYIEAKDNDTVEGPKRGVSRTLALRIYSAAEHRRAALEKIEALWGRLVDHLAERLESPDRAKDKTLERIAAGQPVDASGQQLVGDMRTLAQELSRERDVPVELVSALTNVSDSMARRLTTTQDLRRIYLRTQKMRGEDWGTGARLTGAVNEEITETEKNILYLESLLDRQKLEALRELAEELNRERRDLAQLLEEYKKSPSDEARQQVMQQIQQMRERIQELVRRMAELRKSIRDEHLNAEALEEMMKDQDVSSALDDVERLMREGKVDEAMAKLQELSMQMDQMMESLNNAQQEFGGEQYPELTEKFGKFMEDLQQTVQEQQQVSEATKALRDKARQQNRERISERGKGMKDELMRQVEQVQKSYAELGPEQLDSRAAAPMAEAQSQLENLKNALKQEDFDLASEAAQRAEEMAQQLAALGERQRQLDEMFGNPPDAREQSAQMAQRLQRDANRVQEVNQQLQSLFPQPGSQMSAQDRQQLQQLSEQQQSLEQRAQGLRQQMEEMEQTAPLFGKEAGEQMEGIGQRMGEAAQRMQGQDPGRGYGEQQSALDGLRRFQKQMRESQQGGGKGGLPLPMGAGGRGREGNGNDPRDKVELPDEDAFQAPKEFRKDLLDAMKQGAPERYREQVKRYYEELVK